The following proteins come from a genomic window of Triticum aestivum cultivar Chinese Spring chromosome 6A, IWGSC CS RefSeq v2.1, whole genome shotgun sequence:
- the LOC123129574 gene encoding uncharacterized protein, with translation MVADVTLSTAAALVSTLGGSASSLSTLSKKATTGSSSCAVPEACGRGRGGTSSGLEEVACVREEDTPQERLDPAPPPEWRPLGAWSERLSLEGPSSGSSRPLPQRRIDGTGATTTGHHSFRLPDDGGRSAGRGLDLRCARRRPLVLDVHVCYYATSLASSSYLFNQHHFTLACRFLKALLAAELALNAARLIYDAAQVFFQKPLPAFRWQMMGLVAADWVMMLLLSAAGSSSLAVEDFVQNNMRRCAWLHPGTCERYKASGVLTLLAWAFTALVACVMLRLQRIWDEDAAAAADA, from the exons ATGGTGGCCGATGTCACCCTGTCCACTGCCGCCGCCCTCGTGTCCACCCTCGGCGGGAGCGCCAGCTCCTTGTCGACCCTGTCGAAGAAAGCGACCACCGGGTCGTCGTCCTGCGCGGTGCCCGAAGCCTGTGGCAGAGGCCGGGGAGGCACGAGCAGCGGATTGGAAGAGGTCGCATGCGTGCGCGAGGAGGACACACCGCAGGAGCGGCTTGATCCAGCCCCTCCCCCAGAGTGGCGCCCCCTGGGGGCGTGGTCCGAACGCCTGTCCTTGGAGGGGCCAT CCAGTGGATCATCGCGGCCTCTGCCCCAGCGACGCATCGATGGCACTGGCGCCACGACCACTGGCCACCACAGTTTTCGTCTGCCGGATGATGGCGGTCGTTCTGCAGGCCGCGGCCTTGACTTGCGTTGTGCTCGCAGGCGACCTCTGGTTCTCGACGTTCATGTATGCTACTATGCCACCTCTCTGGCTTCTTCTAGCTATCTGTTCAACCAACACCACTTCACTTTGGCATGCAGATTCCTCAAAGCTCTCCTGGCGGCGGAGCTGGCCTTGAACGCGGCGCGACTGATCTACGACGCGGCGCAGGTCTTCTTCCAGAAACCGCTGCCGGCCTTCCGCTGGCAGATGATGGGGCTCGTCGCCGCTGACTGG GTGATGATGCTCCTCCTTTCCGCTGCTGGGTCGAGCTCCCTCGCCGTGGAGGACTTCGTCCAGAACAACATGAGGCGTTGCGCGTGGCTGCATCCCGGGACGTGCGAGCGGTACAAGGCCTCCGGCGTACTTACCTTGCTGGCGTGGGCTTTCACTGCTCTGGTCGCCTGCGTTATGCTCCGTCTGCAAAGGATCTGGGAtgaagacgccgccgccgccgccgatgcgtGA